In one Haloplanus salinus genomic region, the following are encoded:
- the epsC gene encoding serine O-acetyltransferase EpsC has translation MTYEYTGDAHRRLVDAYRADEPPFPTDDSRDYPRRDFLRDEPRHLRRLLFPRCWNGTDLLDDPAETRDRLARLGTCVLKGTAAYSDRDAADLTGLVDETLDRLLEIRDTLKRDVEAAYKGDPAAKSYCEIIRSYPGFQAILTHRVAHALYEEEQFQYARELAEYAKSETGIDIHPGAEIGDHFFVDHGTGVVVGETATVGNWVRIYQNVTLGALHFEEEEGEEHMLAKGNKRHPDIGDHVVIGAGSNVLGPVDIGDHVSIGANSWVTDDVPPNTSVFISDHPDQKRKPNG, from the coding sequence ATGACGTACGAGTACACGGGCGACGCTCACCGGCGACTCGTCGACGCCTACCGAGCGGACGAACCGCCCTTTCCCACGGACGATTCGCGGGACTACCCACGCCGTGATTTCCTGCGCGACGAGCCACGCCACCTCAGACGGCTCCTGTTTCCGCGGTGCTGGAACGGGACGGACCTACTGGACGACCCCGCCGAAACCCGCGACCGTCTGGCCCGACTCGGCACGTGCGTTCTGAAAGGGACCGCTGCCTATTCCGATCGTGACGCGGCCGACCTGACCGGCCTCGTCGACGAGACGCTCGATCGCTTACTGGAGATTCGGGACACGCTCAAGCGGGACGTCGAGGCCGCGTACAAGGGCGACCCCGCGGCGAAGAGCTACTGTGAGATCATCCGGTCGTATCCCGGCTTTCAGGCCATCCTGACCCATCGGGTCGCACACGCCCTCTACGAGGAGGAACAGTTCCAGTACGCACGCGAACTCGCCGAGTACGCGAAAAGCGAGACGGGGATCGACATCCATCCCGGGGCGGAGATCGGCGATCACTTCTTCGTCGACCACGGGACCGGGGTCGTCGTCGGCGAGACGGCTACCGTCGGCAACTGGGTCCGGATCTACCAGAACGTCACCCTCGGCGCCCTCCACTTCGAGGAGGAAGAGGGCGAGGAACACATGCTGGCGAAGGGGAACAAACGCCACCCCGACATCGGCGACCACGTCGTCATCGGGGCCGGCAGCAACGTCCTCGGTCCGGTCGACATCGGTGACCACGTGAGCATCGGCGCGAACTCCTGGGTGACCGACGACGTGCCGCCCAACACGAGCGTCTTCATCTCCGATCACCCCGATCAGAAGCGGAAGCCGAACGGGTAG
- a CDS encoding site-specific integrase, which yields MSRQTPRHKFARALECLVDSHETGEVIDDDFRALIEMCAAYDDKSYVQKNDDEGRTFDYADILDVTPRELPRPPNEETKSSLTLRNYLDRLRRMAAEEEVALTDHSAENFNQLLRSLELGTAPWVKDEGLTNNTVRTYQTAVRAFLKVHDDICDREEIEMYAPEETPVDVDDMFTKEEIEALREATDSPRNRALLEMLISTGQRLHAIQSLKVKHVDINEGTFRLNSEATDGLKGADSRSRKRPLLGAKEPVRQWLQYHPCRDDDDFRESYLFTAEDLTTVDDHGEMLSEATIRYHLKKIRERAGIDKRLHAHRCRHYFVTVCKREYDMDNDTIKALIGHDPESRVMETTYQHLSMDDHIQEAEEKMGIREGDDTSSLTPNFCNVCNTRLNDDDRRCPACGTEYAPDAKDARETIEELLYEAKGAAETEEEEISVDEVRRFIKANPWVIEELDIEGVDAP from the coding sequence ATGTCGAGGCAGACCCCACGACATAAATTCGCCCGCGCCCTTGAGTGCTTGGTCGACAGCCACGAAACAGGAGAGGTAATCGACGACGACTTTCGGGCGCTCATTGAAATGTGCGCCGCCTATGACGACAAATCGTATGTCCAGAAAAACGACGACGAGGGACGAACCTTCGATTACGCCGACATATTGGATGTGACCCCTCGCGAATTGCCTCGACCACCGAACGAAGAGACAAAAAGTAGTCTGACGCTACGAAACTATCTTGACCGACTACGTCGCATGGCCGCCGAGGAGGAGGTGGCCCTCACCGATCACTCTGCCGAAAACTTCAATCAACTGCTTCGGTCTCTTGAATTAGGCACGGCACCGTGGGTGAAGGACGAAGGACTGACTAACAACACCGTTCGGACGTATCAAACGGCAGTGCGGGCGTTTCTGAAGGTACATGATGATATTTGCGACCGTGAAGAAATTGAAATGTACGCCCCCGAAGAAACGCCTGTCGACGTTGACGACATGTTTACGAAAGAGGAGATCGAGGCACTCCGCGAGGCGACCGATTCACCTCGTAACCGTGCCCTCCTTGAAATGCTCATTTCGACAGGGCAACGCCTCCACGCGATTCAGTCCTTGAAAGTTAAGCATGTTGATATAAATGAAGGGACATTTCGGCTGAATTCTGAGGCGACGGACGGATTGAAAGGTGCGGATTCACGATCACGTAAACGACCATTACTTGGAGCAAAAGAACCCGTCCGTCAGTGGCTTCAGTACCACCCCTGCCGTGACGACGACGACTTTCGGGAGTCGTATTTGTTTACCGCCGAGGATTTGACGACGGTCGACGACCATGGAGAAATGTTGTCGGAGGCAACGATTCGATATCATCTGAAGAAGATTCGCGAGCGGGCAGGGATCGACAAACGCCTCCATGCCCATCGTTGTCGACATTATTTCGTAACGGTCTGCAAGCGAGAATACGACATGGACAACGATACGATCAAGGCGCTCATCGGCCATGACCCCGAATCCCGCGTCATGGAGACGACGTATCAGCATCTATCTATGGATGACCACATTCAGGAGGCCGAGGAGAAAATGGGTATCCGCGAGGGGGATGATACGTCCTCGTTGACGCCGAATTTCTGTAATGTCTGCAATACTCGCTTAAACGACGATGACCGACGTTGTCCTGCTTGCGGCACCGAATACGCCCCTGATGCCAAAGATGCCCGTGAGACGATTGAGGAGTTACTATACGAAGCCAAAGGCGCGGCTGAAACCGAGGAGGAGGAGATTTCAGTCGACGAGGTTCGCCGATTCATCAAGGCAAACCCATGGGTGATCGAGGAGTTGGATATAGAGGGCGTGGATGCCCCCTAA
- a CDS encoding amino acid-binding protein, with protein MADEFDRIMEKFEGSPSQQAVIRLLLERGFSVNDEGRVVSGGIEIPNTGIAREIDVDRRVVDSTTDAILDDPELRRIFQNITAIPSLMDLAPVLDLSVLTVWVDDETESGIVADVTAAVANRDISIRQVISEDPEFVDDPKLYVITDAALPGDLLVEIRDLPYVRRVEF; from the coding sequence ATGGCAGACGAATTCGATAGAATCATGGAGAAGTTCGAGGGGAGTCCGAGCCAGCAGGCGGTGATCCGACTCCTGCTCGAACGGGGCTTCTCCGTCAACGACGAGGGACGGGTCGTCTCCGGCGGTATCGAGATTCCCAACACGGGGATCGCCCGCGAGATCGACGTGGACCGCCGCGTCGTCGACTCGACGACCGACGCCATCCTCGACGACCCCGAACTCCGGCGTATCTTCCAGAACATCACCGCCATCCCCAGCCTGATGGATCTCGCGCCGGTTCTCGACCTCTCCGTGCTGACGGTCTGGGTCGACGACGAGACGGAGTCCGGCATCGTCGCCGACGTGACGGCCGCCGTCGCGAACCGGGATATCTCCATCCGGCAGGTCATCAGCGAGGACCCCGAGTTCGTCGACGACCCCAAACTGTACGTCATCACCGACGCCGCCCTCCCCGGCGACCTGTTGGTCGAGATTCGCGACCTGCCGTACGTCCGCCGGGTCGAGTTCTGA
- a CDS encoding C-terminal binding protein → MADTVVFTDHTFGDLDIERGILADVDAELIDAESRDEPLETVLADADPDGIIAMYADVDADLLDSVPNCRVVSRTGIGFDTVDLDAATERGVYVTNVPDYCIPEVSDHTIALLLALTRKVVDYNDRVRAGEWDVTAGRTMRRLDGSTLGLIAYGDIARTVGEKAAALGMDVIANDPYVDPDEVPDSVTLVDDRAELLAESDAVSIHAPLTPATEGLIGADELATMKETAFLLNTARGGIVDEDALADAIRVGGVAGAGLDVLAEEPPDADSPLLGLDDVILTPHAAYNSAESVVELREKAARNVAAALAGEVPPYVVNEAVLD, encoded by the coding sequence ATGGCCGATACCGTCGTCTTCACTGACCACACCTTCGGTGACCTCGACATCGAGCGCGGGATTCTCGCCGACGTCGACGCCGAGTTGATCGACGCCGAGTCGCGTGACGAACCGCTCGAAACCGTCCTCGCCGACGCCGACCCGGACGGGATCATCGCGATGTACGCCGACGTCGACGCCGACCTGCTCGATTCGGTGCCGAACTGTCGGGTCGTCTCCCGCACCGGCATCGGCTTCGACACCGTCGACCTCGACGCCGCCACGGAGCGCGGCGTCTACGTGACGAACGTGCCCGACTACTGCATCCCGGAGGTCTCCGATCACACCATCGCCCTCCTGCTCGCACTGACGCGCAAGGTCGTCGACTACAACGACCGGGTGCGGGCGGGCGAGTGGGACGTGACCGCCGGGCGGACGATGCGTCGCCTCGACGGATCGACGCTCGGCCTGATCGCCTACGGCGACATCGCGCGCACAGTCGGCGAGAAGGCGGCGGCGCTCGGCATGGACGTGATCGCCAACGACCCCTACGTCGACCCGGACGAGGTGCCGGACTCGGTGACGCTCGTCGACGACCGCGCGGAACTGCTCGCCGAGTCCGACGCCGTCTCGATCCACGCGCCCCTCACCCCCGCGACGGAGGGGCTGATCGGCGCCGACGAACTGGCGACGATGAAGGAGACGGCGTTCCTGCTCAACACCGCCCGCGGCGGCATCGTCGACGAGGACGCCCTCGCCGACGCGATCCGGGTGGGTGGGGTCGCGGGCGCCGGTCTCGACGTGCTCGCGGAGGAGCCACCGGACGCGGACTCACCGCTGCTCGGTCTCGACGACGTGATCCTCACGCCCCACGCCGCCTACAACTCCGCGGAGAGCGTGGTCGAACTCCGAGAGAAAGCCGCCCGGAACGTCGCGGCAGCGCTCGCGGGGGAGGTACCGCCGTACGTCGTGAACGAGGCCGTCCTGGACTAA
- a CDS encoding DUF7118 family protein — translation MSDAANHVDRLRTARAELADARDAVADHGEARLTAVRDAHREATSLLDRYEGTATGTGDFRAFVEFQESFVELVEGLPDDLPAREAFEAANDLLDQRRLDVDDFARARDRLQPAADHAALLEERATAEERYEMARRDARKRLRELDDRIDRLERLQRLGEADLDAPVERLRDPVDSYDAAVREAWTDFRREASARETLRVVQASEAYPLAAFPQPPDDLREYVVSYPAGEEPIPTLLEYADYSTSKLSHYVDDPGALRTRVATHRTYLERLDADPLTVSWPPPSAERLRYRATELVSVVGRFAPEDVIAEARRLRRLPAEVDYERLRETALARDELTDDERDRLERGAVEAELTAARDEHERIETALAGTEDA, via the coding sequence ATGAGCGACGCGGCGAATCACGTCGACCGACTTCGGACGGCGCGGGCCGAACTGGCCGACGCTCGCGACGCCGTCGCCGACCACGGTGAGGCGCGGCTGACGGCGGTCCGGGACGCCCACCGCGAGGCCACGAGCCTCCTCGACCGCTACGAGGGCACGGCGACCGGCACCGGCGACTTTCGCGCGTTCGTCGAGTTCCAGGAGTCGTTCGTCGAACTCGTCGAGGGACTTCCCGACGACCTGCCGGCCCGCGAGGCGTTCGAGGCGGCGAACGACCTGCTCGATCAACGCCGCCTCGACGTGGACGATTTCGCACGGGCGCGTGACCGCCTGCAACCGGCGGCGGACCACGCCGCACTACTCGAAGAGCGGGCGACCGCCGAGGAGCGCTACGAGATGGCCCGCCGCGACGCCCGCAAGCGCCTGCGGGAACTCGACGATCGAATCGACCGGTTGGAGCGCCTGCAGCGACTCGGGGAGGCCGACCTCGACGCCCCCGTCGAACGGCTCCGCGACCCCGTCGACTCCTACGACGCCGCGGTGCGCGAGGCGTGGACGGACTTCCGGCGCGAGGCGAGCGCCCGCGAGACCCTCCGCGTCGTCCAAGCGAGCGAGGCGTACCCGCTCGCGGCCTTCCCGCAGCCCCCCGACGACCTGCGGGAGTACGTCGTGTCGTATCCGGCCGGTGAGGAGCCGATCCCGACGCTTCTGGAATACGCCGACTACTCGACTTCGAAGCTCTCTCACTACGTCGACGACCCCGGCGCGCTCCGGACACGCGTCGCGACTCACCGCACGTATCTCGAACGGCTGGACGCCGACCCACTGACGGTGTCGTGGCCGCCGCCGTCGGCCGAACGGCTCCGGTATCGCGCGACCGAACTCGTCTCCGTCGTCGGCCGCTTCGCACCCGAAGACGTGATCGCCGAGGCGCGCCGCCTCCGTCGCCTGCCCGCCGAAGTGGACTACGAACGCCTGCGCGAGACGGCGCTCGCTCGCGACGAACTGACCGACGACGAACGGGACCGGCTGGAACGGGGCGCGGTCGAGGCGGAACTGACCGCCGCCCGCGACGAACACGAGCGGATCGAGACGGCGCTCGCGGGGACCGAGGACGCCTAA
- the upp gene encoding uracil phosphoribosyltransferase yields MTIEDREEAYLVTHALAKDTLSKIRDVETEQVAFRKGLVKLGRICGYEIIDGAMDTEYVAIETPMAETTGERVKGLDDVVIINVLRAATPFVEGLLKAFPRAKQGVISAGRDEEAGMNEDGEFPITVDYVKLPEIREMDTVIVADPMLATGSTMCAVLDHVLEDADPENLFVLSAVSAPDGLLRVGDAVPEADLLTVAIDDHLDENGFIVPGLGDAGDRAFRTK; encoded by the coding sequence ATGACAATCGAGGATCGAGAGGAGGCGTATCTCGTCACGCACGCACTCGCCAAGGACACGCTCTCGAAGATTCGGGACGTGGAGACCGAGCAGGTGGCCTTCCGGAAGGGGTTGGTGAAACTCGGCCGCATCTGTGGCTACGAGATCATCGACGGCGCGATGGACACCGAGTACGTCGCCATCGAGACGCCGATGGCCGAAACCACCGGCGAGCGGGTGAAGGGACTGGACGACGTGGTGATCATCAACGTCCTCCGCGCGGCGACGCCGTTCGTCGAGGGGCTGTTGAAGGCCTTCCCCCGCGCCAAACAGGGCGTCATCAGCGCCGGCCGCGACGAAGAGGCCGGCATGAACGAGGACGGCGAGTTCCCGATCACCGTCGACTACGTGAAACTGCCCGAAATCCGGGAGATGGACACCGTCATCGTCGCCGATCCGATGCTCGCCACCGGATCGACGATGTGTGCCGTCTTGGACCACGTGCTGGAAGACGCCGACCCCGAGAACCTCTTCGTCCTCTCGGCGGTCAGCGCCCCCGACGGCCTCCTCCGGGTTGGCGACGCCGTCCCCGAGGCCGACCTCCTGACCGTCGCTATCGACGACCACCTCGACGAAAACGGCTTCATCGTCCCCGGTCTGGGCGACGCGGGCGACCGCGCCTTCCGGACGAAGTAA
- the hisI gene encoding phosphoribosyl-AMP cyclohydrolase — protein sequence MTVDVDFGSDGLVPAVAQDADSGEVLMLAYASPEALERTRETGRAHYYSRSRDELWAKGATSGHVQRVREVRVDCDGDALLYLVDQEGGACHTGYRSCFYRTAEGETVGDRVFDPDEVYADE from the coding sequence ATGACCGTCGACGTGGACTTCGGTTCGGACGGCCTCGTCCCCGCCGTCGCACAGGACGCCGACTCCGGCGAGGTGTTGATGTTGGCGTACGCTTCGCCCGAGGCGCTCGAACGCACCCGCGAGACGGGGCGTGCCCACTACTACTCCCGGAGTCGGGACGAACTCTGGGCGAAGGGGGCGACGAGCGGCCACGTCCAGCGTGTTCGGGAGGTGCGCGTGGACTGCGACGGCGACGCGCTCCTCTATCTCGTCGACCAGGAGGGTGGCGCCTGCCACACCGGATACCGCTCCTGTTTCTACCGGACTGCCGAGGGGGAGACGGTCGGTGACCGCGTCTTCGACCCCGACGAGGTGTACGCCGACGAATGA
- the hisA gene encoding 1-(5-phosphoribosyl)-5-[(5-phosphoribosylamino)methylideneamino]imidazole-4-carboxamide isomerase, protein MTQFPTFEVIPAVDMQDGEVVQLVQGERGTETRYGDPVEAAERWVEAGARTLHLVDLDGAFEGERANASAVEAIVDAVDVPIQLGGGIRTAADARSLLDRGVDRVILGTAAVEDPDIVAEISDRRPGSVVVSLDAKGDEVVVSGWTEGTGLDPVEAAARYEALGAGGILFTDVDVEGQLAGVRAERIDRLADAVSIPVIASGGVATLSDVRACREAGAAAVVVGTALYEGAFSLAEAMDA, encoded by the coding sequence ATGACGCAGTTTCCGACCTTCGAGGTGATCCCCGCCGTCGACATGCAGGACGGCGAGGTGGTACAACTGGTGCAGGGGGAGCGTGGTACGGAGACACGCTACGGCGACCCCGTCGAGGCCGCCGAGCGGTGGGTCGAGGCCGGAGCGCGGACGCTCCACCTGGTCGACCTCGACGGCGCCTTCGAGGGCGAGCGTGCCAACGCGTCGGCGGTCGAGGCCATCGTCGACGCGGTGGACGTGCCGATCCAGCTCGGCGGCGGCATCCGGACCGCCGCGGACGCCCGCTCCCTGCTGGATCGGGGCGTCGACCGCGTGATCCTCGGGACGGCGGCCGTCGAGGACCCCGACATCGTGGCCGAGATCAGCGATCGGCGACCGGGGAGCGTCGTCGTGAGCCTCGACGCCAAGGGCGACGAGGTGGTCGTCTCCGGGTGGACCGAGGGGACCGGACTGGACCCCGTCGAAGCCGCGGCACGGTACGAAGCTCTGGGCGCCGGCGGCATCCTGTTCACCGACGTGGACGTGGAGGGGCAACTGGCGGGCGTGCGGGCCGAACGGATCGACCGTCTCGCCGACGCGGTGTCGATTCCGGTGATCGCCAGCGGCGGCGTCGCCACGCTCTCGGACGTGCGAGCGTGTCGGGAGGCCGGCGCCGCGGCCGTCGTCGTCGGCACCGCGCTGTACGAGGGAGCCTTTAGCCTCGCCGAGGCGATGGACGCCTGA
- the hisB gene encoding imidazoleglycerol-phosphate dehydratase HisB: protein MDRTAARTRETAETTIDLTLDVDGEGDARVGTGVGFFDHMLESFASHGLFDLTVDCDGDLEIDDHHTVEDVALVLGAAFDDALGDKRGIRRFADRRVPLDEAVASVVVDVSGRPLFRFDGAFSQERVGEFTSVMARHFARSLAMQAGLTLHVEVSGENAHHEVEALFKALARTLDDATRIDDRRSDTPSTKGEL, encoded by the coding sequence ATGGACCGCACGGCCGCCCGCACCCGCGAAACCGCGGAGACGACCATCGACCTGACCCTCGACGTGGACGGCGAGGGCGACGCCCGCGTCGGCACCGGCGTCGGCTTCTTCGATCACATGCTGGAGTCCTTTGCCAGCCACGGCCTCTTCGACCTGACCGTCGACTGCGACGGCGACTTGGAGATCGACGACCACCACACCGTCGAGGACGTAGCGCTCGTCCTCGGCGCGGCGTTCGACGACGCCCTCGGCGACAAGCGGGGCATCCGCCGCTTCGCCGACCGGCGCGTCCCCCTCGACGAAGCCGTCGCCTCGGTGGTGGTAGACGTGAGCGGCCGCCCCCTCTTTCGCTTCGACGGCGCGTTCTCCCAAGAGCGCGTCGGCGAGTTCACGAGCGTCATGGCCCGACACTTCGCGCGCTCGCTGGCGATGCAGGCGGGGCTCACGCTCCACGTCGAAGTGAGCGGGGAGAACGCCCACCACGAGGTGGAGGCGCTGTTCAAAGCGCTCGCGCGCACCCTCGACGACGCCACCCGAATCGACGACCGGCGCTCGGACACGCCGAGCACGAAGGGCGAGCTCTGA
- the glmM gene encoding phosphoglucosamine mutase: MELFGSSGTRGVVGEEFTPERVRRVAAAAAAVWDADRVAVARDTRLSGAPFADVAAGTLAAAGADVDRLGVLPTPGVAYYCAREGVPALVLTASHNPPEYNGIKLLGTDGTELSVDAYERVERAVVGAETPLARWDGVGSTRRIDGVGDDYRADLLTGVDREAVAAADLTVAVDPGHGAGCTISPAFFRELGCTVHTVNAEPDGHFPGRDPEPVAENLTALRRLVRSTDADVGIAHDGDADRAVFVDERGDAIDGDTSLAALAAAELGGGDVVVAAVNVSQRLVDAVGAADATLDLTPIGSTYIVTRVRERRRAGDRVPIAGEGNGGVFFPGYRLTRDGAYVGAKFLELLAAADPPASEVVAPYADYHFVRENIAYDDDDERARLLDAAAAYANGADAALDTTDGYRLDYGDAWLLVRPSGTEPKVRIYAEARTADRARGLVTDLRDHLETAR; this comes from the coding sequence ATGGAACTGTTCGGTTCGAGCGGTACGCGCGGCGTCGTCGGCGAGGAGTTCACACCCGAACGCGTTCGGCGGGTCGCCGCGGCCGCCGCGGCGGTCTGGGACGCCGACCGGGTCGCCGTCGCCCGCGACACCCGCCTCTCGGGGGCGCCCTTCGCCGACGTGGCCGCCGGCACCCTCGCCGCCGCCGGCGCCGACGTGGACCGACTGGGGGTGCTTCCGACGCCCGGCGTCGCGTACTACTGCGCGAGGGAGGGCGTCCCCGCCCTCGTCCTCACCGCCTCGCACAACCCCCCCGAGTACAACGGCATCAAACTCCTCGGCACCGACGGGACCGAACTCTCCGTGGACGCGTACGAACGGGTGGAGCGGGCGGTGGTGGGCGCCGAGACGCCGCTCGCCCGCTGGGACGGCGTGGGATCGACCCGCCGGATCGACGGCGTCGGCGACGACTACCGCGCGGACCTGCTAACGGGTGTCGACCGCGAGGCCGTCGCGGCCGCCGACCTGACCGTCGCGGTCGATCCGGGCCACGGCGCCGGCTGTACGATATCGCCCGCCTTCTTCCGCGAACTCGGCTGTACGGTCCACACGGTCAACGCGGAGCCGGACGGGCACTTCCCCGGCCGCGACCCCGAGCCGGTCGCCGAGAACCTGACCGCCCTCCGCCGGCTCGTCCGCTCGACCGACGCCGACGTGGGAATCGCCCACGACGGCGACGCCGACCGGGCCGTCTTCGTCGACGAGCGCGGCGACGCCATCGACGGCGACACGTCCCTCGCGGCGCTCGCGGCCGCCGAACTCGGCGGCGGCGACGTCGTCGTGGCCGCGGTCAACGTCTCCCAGCGTCTGGTCGACGCCGTCGGCGCGGCGGACGCGACACTCGACCTCACGCCCATCGGGTCGACGTACATCGTCACCCGGGTACGGGAGCGCCGCCGCGCGGGCGACCGCGTGCCCATCGCCGGCGAGGGCAACGGCGGGGTGTTCTTCCCCGGGTATCGCCTGACCCGCGACGGCGCCTACGTCGGCGCGAAGTTCCTCGAACTGCTCGCCGCCGCCGACCCACCGGCGAGCGAGGTGGTCGCCCCCTACGCCGACTACCACTTCGTCCGGGAGAACATCGCGTACGACGACGACGACGAACGCGCCCGTCTCCTCGACGCGGCGGCGGCGTACGCCAACGGCGCCGACGCGGCGCTCGATACGACCGACGGCTACCGCCTCGACTACGGCGACGCGTGGCTGCTCGTCCGCCCCAGCGGCACCGAACCGAAGGTTCGCATCTACGCCGAGGCCCGAACCGCCGATCGAGCACGGGGTCTCGTGACCGACCTGCGCGACCACCTCGAAACCGCGCGTTAG
- a CDS encoding IMPACT family protein yields MSEAYRTVAERAQADFEVKGSEFIGHVAPADSVDAAEAFVAEVREAYADATHNVPAYRVPAGEEMLREWSSDDGEPTGSAGKPALNVLVQRDLHNVVAVVTRYYGGVNLGVGGLARAYARGVSDAVAAAGEVEERPHERFTATVDYDDSGTVRGILESVGVEFDAAYEARVTFEVRVPVADADGVRDRLRSATGGRVDLS; encoded by the coding sequence ATGAGCGAGGCGTATCGCACCGTCGCGGAGCGGGCCCAGGCCGACTTCGAGGTGAAGGGCTCGGAGTTCATCGGTCACGTCGCACCCGCCGATTCGGTCGACGCCGCCGAGGCGTTCGTCGCCGAGGTGCGCGAGGCGTACGCCGACGCCACGCACAACGTGCCCGCCTACCGCGTTCCGGCGGGCGAGGAGATGCTTCGCGAGTGGTCGAGCGACGACGGCGAACCCACCGGCTCGGCGGGGAAGCCCGCGCTGAACGTCCTCGTCCAGCGTGACCTGCACAACGTCGTGGCGGTCGTCACCCGCTACTACGGCGGCGTCAACCTCGGCGTCGGCGGATTGGCGCGGGCGTACGCCAGGGGCGTGAGCGACGCGGTGGCGGCGGCGGGCGAAGTCGAGGAACGCCCCCACGAGCGGTTCACGGCCACCGTCGACTACGACGACTCCGGCACCGTTCGCGGTATCCTCGAGAGCGTGGGCGTCGAGTTCGACGCCGCCTACGAGGCGCGGGTGACCTTCGAGGTGCGCGTCCCCGTCGCCGACGCGGACGGCGTCCGTGACCGCCTCCGGAGCGCGACCGGCGGGCGGGTCGACCTGTCATAG